The following proteins are encoded in a genomic region of Spirochaetota bacterium:
- a CDS encoding FliM/FliN family flagellar motor switch protein, translated as MKSNAIESMHIPLEVVLGKATVTLAELASIGEGSIIELDRLAGEPIFVVAAGEVVGMGEVVVIDENFGIRITQMRK; from the coding sequence ATGAAATCGAACGCAATAGAAAGCATGCATATCCCGCTTGAAGTTGTTCTCGGCAAAGCGACAGTAACGCTCGCCGAGCTCGCATCGATCGGCGAAGGATCCATCATCGAGCTCGACCGGCTTGCCGGTGAGCCGATATTCGTTGTCGCGGCCGGCGAAGTCGTCGGCATGGGCGAGGTCGTCGTCATCGACGAAAATTTCGGTATACGCATTACACAAATGCGCAAGTAG